A part of Arachis hypogaea cultivar Tifrunner chromosome 12, arahy.Tifrunner.gnm2.J5K5, whole genome shotgun sequence genomic DNA contains:
- the LOC112727815 gene encoding serine/threonine-protein kinase ATG1c isoform X1, with amino-acid sequence MAMAQGTGIGRSSSMNSSSSSRVIGEYIVGREIGSGSFSRVWHGRHKVHGTEVAIKEIATHRLNNKLHDSLMSEIFILKRIKHPNIIRLHDIIQAPGKIHLVLEYCKGGDLYFYIQRRGRVQEATAKHFMQQLADGLQVLRDNNVIHRDLKPQNLLLSRNDEKSVLKIADFGFARSLQPRGLAETLCGSPLYMAPEIMQLQKYDAKADLWSVGAILFQLVIGRTPFTGNNQIQLLQNIMKSTELVFPSDCQSLSSDCKDLCQKLLRRNPVERLTFEEFFNHPFLSEKQPEQIELLRNRSSSRLVGGFSSAESDPLRKTEENYQEDCLPFFLDDDSSGLEGSPSFSKKSSIKSTIGFDLSTKLDKPEPASPVANNINYTSRYSSVTQRPESTTKRLDNPKVSGRNLTGPLEPLEQRFTDSHSKVADSLENIDQDYVLVSGPPIDVSSSSVSASKPSHSPFKSSSLPQESSKTITRLSAPMPIVGVSTSSTCQIGSSESQDSAPGTSHGSMDTGDEQPSGHCMTRIKSLQQCASAITELVNEKMESGKPLEAFSVQLVILAIWKQALHICHTRAASAMEGSPNQETLRYRRTASKKHGSSDSEECFDGNTQGSKDMLAQIESEFLKEFEHAEELAKAIEPGNTEMPDAMETIFQSALAFGKHGGVEELMGDMESAAALYSKAVRLLLFLLVEAPSLILNPPFSLTNSDRYRLRNYIDILNNRQGYSRSQRMTLLKCDDSRGIFKEKF; translated from the exons ATGGCGATGGCTCAGGGAACGGGAATAGGGCGTAGCAGCAGCATGAACAGCAGCAGTAGCAGCAGGGTGATAGGGGAGTACATAGTGGGAAGAGAAATTGGTTCGGGTTCGTTCTCGCGTGTGTGGCATGGAAGGCACAAGGTTCATGGCACTGAGGTCGCCATCAAAGAGATCGCAACCCATCGTCTCAATAACAAGCTCCATGATAGCCTCATGTCCGAGATTTTCATCCTCAAGCGAATTAAGCACCCTAACATCATTCGTTTGCACGATATCATTCAG GCTCCTGGTAAGATACATCTTGTGTTAGAGTATTGTAAAGGGGGAGATCTATATTTTTACATTCAACGCCGTGGAAGGGTACAGGAGGCAACCGCAAAGCATTTTATGCAGCAGCTGG CTGATGGCCTTCAAGTTCTCCGGGACAATAATGTAATTCATCGAGATCTAAAACCACAG AACCTCCTTCTGTCAAGAAATGATGAGAAGTCAGTGCTGAAGATTGCTGACTTTGGATTTGCAAG ATCTCTGCAACCTAGGGGCCTTGCTGAAACGCTGTGTGGGTCACCACTCTACATGGCTCCAGAAATCATGCAACTACAGAAGTATGATGCCAAG GCAGATCTCTGGAGTGTTGGTGCAATCTTATTTCAGCTTGTAATAGGAAGAACACCTTTTACCGGAAACAATCAAATACAG TTGCTACAGAACATTATGAAATCAACAGAATTGGTATTCCCATCTGATTGCCAAAGTCTCAGTTCTGACTGCAAAGATTTGTGTCAGAAATTGCTACGCCGAAATCCAG TGGAACGTCTTACTTTTGAAGAATTCTTTAACCATCCATTCCTTTCTGAGAAGCAACCAGAACAGATTGAACTGTTGAG GAATAGAAGTTCGTCAAGGCTGGTAGGTGGATTTAGTTCAGCAGAATCTGACCCTTTAAGAAAGACTGAGGAAAATTATCAAGAGGATTGCTTACCATTCTTTCTAGATGATGATTCTAGTGGTCTTGAGGGGAGTCCTTCCTTTTCAAAGAAGTCTTCAATCAAGTCTACCATTGGATTTGATCTAAGTACAAAACTAGATAAACCAGAGCCAGCATCTCCTGTTGCTAACAACATAAATTATACCTCCAGATACAGTAGTGTAACACAGAGACCTGAAAGCACGACTAAAAGATTGGACAACCCTAAAGTATCAGGAAGAAATCTCACTGGTCCTTTAGAACCTCTAGAACAAAGATTTACCGATTCTCATTCAAAAG TTGCAGATTCCCTGGAGAATATTGATCAAGATTATGTTCTTGTGTCTGGGCCCCCTATTGATGTGTCTTCATCTTCAGTGAGTGCTTCAAAGCCAAGCCATTCCCCATTTAAGTCAAGCAGTCTTCCTCAAGAGTCTTCAAAAACAATCACTAGATTAAGTGCTCCAATGCCAATTGTTGGAGTTTCTACCAGTAGCACATGCCAGATTGGAAGCTCAGAAAGTCAGGACTCTGCTCCTGGGACATCACATGGATCAATGGATACAGGTGATGAACAGCCGTCAGGCCATTGCATGACAAGGATTAAATCATTGCAACAGTGTGCATCTGCCATCACAGAATTAGTTAATGAAAAG ATGGAGTCAGGAAAGCCGCTAGAAGCATTTTCTGTTCAGCTTGTAATTCTTGCCATTTGGAAGCAAGCACTGCATATATGCCATACACGAGCTGCCTCAGCTATGGAAGGTAGTCCAAATCAAGAAACTTTAAGATACAGGAGGACTGCCAGCAAGAAGCATGGTAGTTCTGATTCAGAAGAATGCTTTGACGGAAACACCCAAGGGTCTAAGGATATGCTAGCTCAAATTGAAAGTGAGTTTCTGAAGGAATTTGAGCATGCTGAAGAACTTGCCAAAgccattgaacctg GAAACACAGAGATGCCAGATGCAATGGAGACAATTTTTCAATCTGCCCTTGCTTTTGGGAAACATGGGGGT GTGGAAGAGCTCATGGGAGACATGGAAAGTGCAGCTGCATTGTATTCGAAGGCAGTCCGTCTCTTACTCTTCCTACTAGTTGAAGCACCatccttgattctcaatcctcCATTCTCTCTGACCAACTCGGACCGTTACAGGCTACGGAATTACATCGATATTCTCAATAACAGGCAAGGCTATTCGAGATCGCAGCGGATGACACTTCTGAAATGTGATGACAGTCGAGGCATCTTCAAAGAAAAGTTTTAG
- the LOC112727815 gene encoding serine/threonine-protein kinase ATG1c isoform X2 yields the protein MAMAQGTGIGRSSSMNSSSSSRVIGEYIVGREIGSGSFSRVWHGRHKVHGTEVAIKEIATHRLNNKLHDSLMSEIFILKRIKHPNIIRLHDIIQAPGKIHLVLEYCKGGDLYFYIQRRGRVQEATAKHFMQQLADGLQVLRDNNVIHRDLKPQNLLLSRNDEKSVLKIADFGFARSLQPRGLAETLCGSPLYMAPEIMQLQKYDAKADLWSVGAILFQLVIGRTPFTGNNQIQLLQNIMKSTELVFPSDCQSLSSDCKDLCQKLLRRNPVERLTFEEFFNHPFLSEKQPEQIELLRSSSRLVGGFSSAESDPLRKTEENYQEDCLPFFLDDDSSGLEGSPSFSKKSSIKSTIGFDLSTKLDKPEPASPVANNINYTSRYSSVTQRPESTTKRLDNPKVSGRNLTGPLEPLEQRFTDSHSKVADSLENIDQDYVLVSGPPIDVSSSSVSASKPSHSPFKSSSLPQESSKTITRLSAPMPIVGVSTSSTCQIGSSESQDSAPGTSHGSMDTGDEQPSGHCMTRIKSLQQCASAITELVNEKMESGKPLEAFSVQLVILAIWKQALHICHTRAASAMEGSPNQETLRYRRTASKKHGSSDSEECFDGNTQGSKDMLAQIESEFLKEFEHAEELAKAIEPGNTEMPDAMETIFQSALAFGKHGGVEELMGDMESAAALYSKAVRLLLFLLVEAPSLILNPPFSLTNSDRYRLRNYIDILNNRQGYSRSQRMTLLKCDDSRGIFKEKF from the exons ATGGCGATGGCTCAGGGAACGGGAATAGGGCGTAGCAGCAGCATGAACAGCAGCAGTAGCAGCAGGGTGATAGGGGAGTACATAGTGGGAAGAGAAATTGGTTCGGGTTCGTTCTCGCGTGTGTGGCATGGAAGGCACAAGGTTCATGGCACTGAGGTCGCCATCAAAGAGATCGCAACCCATCGTCTCAATAACAAGCTCCATGATAGCCTCATGTCCGAGATTTTCATCCTCAAGCGAATTAAGCACCCTAACATCATTCGTTTGCACGATATCATTCAG GCTCCTGGTAAGATACATCTTGTGTTAGAGTATTGTAAAGGGGGAGATCTATATTTTTACATTCAACGCCGTGGAAGGGTACAGGAGGCAACCGCAAAGCATTTTATGCAGCAGCTGG CTGATGGCCTTCAAGTTCTCCGGGACAATAATGTAATTCATCGAGATCTAAAACCACAG AACCTCCTTCTGTCAAGAAATGATGAGAAGTCAGTGCTGAAGATTGCTGACTTTGGATTTGCAAG ATCTCTGCAACCTAGGGGCCTTGCTGAAACGCTGTGTGGGTCACCACTCTACATGGCTCCAGAAATCATGCAACTACAGAAGTATGATGCCAAG GCAGATCTCTGGAGTGTTGGTGCAATCTTATTTCAGCTTGTAATAGGAAGAACACCTTTTACCGGAAACAATCAAATACAG TTGCTACAGAACATTATGAAATCAACAGAATTGGTATTCCCATCTGATTGCCAAAGTCTCAGTTCTGACTGCAAAGATTTGTGTCAGAAATTGCTACGCCGAAATCCAG TGGAACGTCTTACTTTTGAAGAATTCTTTAACCATCCATTCCTTTCTGAGAAGCAACCAGAACAGATTGAACTGTTGAG AAGTTCGTCAAGGCTGGTAGGTGGATTTAGTTCAGCAGAATCTGACCCTTTAAGAAAGACTGAGGAAAATTATCAAGAGGATTGCTTACCATTCTTTCTAGATGATGATTCTAGTGGTCTTGAGGGGAGTCCTTCCTTTTCAAAGAAGTCTTCAATCAAGTCTACCATTGGATTTGATCTAAGTACAAAACTAGATAAACCAGAGCCAGCATCTCCTGTTGCTAACAACATAAATTATACCTCCAGATACAGTAGTGTAACACAGAGACCTGAAAGCACGACTAAAAGATTGGACAACCCTAAAGTATCAGGAAGAAATCTCACTGGTCCTTTAGAACCTCTAGAACAAAGATTTACCGATTCTCATTCAAAAG TTGCAGATTCCCTGGAGAATATTGATCAAGATTATGTTCTTGTGTCTGGGCCCCCTATTGATGTGTCTTCATCTTCAGTGAGTGCTTCAAAGCCAAGCCATTCCCCATTTAAGTCAAGCAGTCTTCCTCAAGAGTCTTCAAAAACAATCACTAGATTAAGTGCTCCAATGCCAATTGTTGGAGTTTCTACCAGTAGCACATGCCAGATTGGAAGCTCAGAAAGTCAGGACTCTGCTCCTGGGACATCACATGGATCAATGGATACAGGTGATGAACAGCCGTCAGGCCATTGCATGACAAGGATTAAATCATTGCAACAGTGTGCATCTGCCATCACAGAATTAGTTAATGAAAAG ATGGAGTCAGGAAAGCCGCTAGAAGCATTTTCTGTTCAGCTTGTAATTCTTGCCATTTGGAAGCAAGCACTGCATATATGCCATACACGAGCTGCCTCAGCTATGGAAGGTAGTCCAAATCAAGAAACTTTAAGATACAGGAGGACTGCCAGCAAGAAGCATGGTAGTTCTGATTCAGAAGAATGCTTTGACGGAAACACCCAAGGGTCTAAGGATATGCTAGCTCAAATTGAAAGTGAGTTTCTGAAGGAATTTGAGCATGCTGAAGAACTTGCCAAAgccattgaacctg GAAACACAGAGATGCCAGATGCAATGGAGACAATTTTTCAATCTGCCCTTGCTTTTGGGAAACATGGGGGT GTGGAAGAGCTCATGGGAGACATGGAAAGTGCAGCTGCATTGTATTCGAAGGCAGTCCGTCTCTTACTCTTCCTACTAGTTGAAGCACCatccttgattctcaatcctcCATTCTCTCTGACCAACTCGGACCGTTACAGGCTACGGAATTACATCGATATTCTCAATAACAGGCAAGGCTATTCGAGATCGCAGCGGATGACACTTCTGAAATGTGATGACAGTCGAGGCATCTTCAAAGAAAAGTTTTAG
- the LOC112727815 gene encoding serine/threonine-protein kinase ATG1c isoform X4, with the protein MAMAQGTGIGRSSSMNSSSSSRVIGEYIVGREIGSGSFSRVWHGRHKVHGTEVAIKEIATHRLNNKLHDSLMSEIFILKRIKHPNIIRLHDIIQAPGKIHLVLEYCKGGDLYFYIQRRGRVQEATAKHFMQQLADGLQVLRDNNVIHRDLKPQNLLLSRNDEKSVLKIADFGFARSLQPRGLAETLCGSPLYMAPEIMQLQKYDAKADLWSVGAILFQLVIGRTPFTGNNQIQLLQNIMKSTELVFPSDCQSLSSDCKDLCQKLLRRNPVERLTFEEFFNHPFLSEKQPEQIELLRSSSRLVGGFSSAESDPLRKTEENYQEDCLPFFLDDDSSGLEGSPSFSKKSSIKSTIGFDLSTKLDKPEPASPVANNINYTSRYSSVTQRPESTTKRLDNPKVSGRNLTGPLEPLEQRFTDSHSKDSLENIDQDYVLVSGPPIDVSSSSVSASKPSHSPFKSSSLPQESSKTITRLSAPMPIVGVSTSSTCQIGSSESQDSAPGTSHGSMDTGDEQPSGHCMTRIKSLQQCASAITELVNEKMESGKPLEAFSVQLVILAIWKQALHICHTRAASAMEGSPNQETLRYRRTASKKHGSSDSEECFDGNTQGSKDMLAQIESEFLKEFEHAEELAKAIEPGNTEMPDAMETIFQSALAFGKHGGVEELMGDMESAAALYSKAVRLLLFLLVEAPSLILNPPFSLTNSDRYRLRNYIDILNNRQGYSRSQRMTLLKCDDSRGIFKEKF; encoded by the exons ATGGCGATGGCTCAGGGAACGGGAATAGGGCGTAGCAGCAGCATGAACAGCAGCAGTAGCAGCAGGGTGATAGGGGAGTACATAGTGGGAAGAGAAATTGGTTCGGGTTCGTTCTCGCGTGTGTGGCATGGAAGGCACAAGGTTCATGGCACTGAGGTCGCCATCAAAGAGATCGCAACCCATCGTCTCAATAACAAGCTCCATGATAGCCTCATGTCCGAGATTTTCATCCTCAAGCGAATTAAGCACCCTAACATCATTCGTTTGCACGATATCATTCAG GCTCCTGGTAAGATACATCTTGTGTTAGAGTATTGTAAAGGGGGAGATCTATATTTTTACATTCAACGCCGTGGAAGGGTACAGGAGGCAACCGCAAAGCATTTTATGCAGCAGCTGG CTGATGGCCTTCAAGTTCTCCGGGACAATAATGTAATTCATCGAGATCTAAAACCACAG AACCTCCTTCTGTCAAGAAATGATGAGAAGTCAGTGCTGAAGATTGCTGACTTTGGATTTGCAAG ATCTCTGCAACCTAGGGGCCTTGCTGAAACGCTGTGTGGGTCACCACTCTACATGGCTCCAGAAATCATGCAACTACAGAAGTATGATGCCAAG GCAGATCTCTGGAGTGTTGGTGCAATCTTATTTCAGCTTGTAATAGGAAGAACACCTTTTACCGGAAACAATCAAATACAG TTGCTACAGAACATTATGAAATCAACAGAATTGGTATTCCCATCTGATTGCCAAAGTCTCAGTTCTGACTGCAAAGATTTGTGTCAGAAATTGCTACGCCGAAATCCAG TGGAACGTCTTACTTTTGAAGAATTCTTTAACCATCCATTCCTTTCTGAGAAGCAACCAGAACAGATTGAACTGTTGAG AAGTTCGTCAAGGCTGGTAGGTGGATTTAGTTCAGCAGAATCTGACCCTTTAAGAAAGACTGAGGAAAATTATCAAGAGGATTGCTTACCATTCTTTCTAGATGATGATTCTAGTGGTCTTGAGGGGAGTCCTTCCTTTTCAAAGAAGTCTTCAATCAAGTCTACCATTGGATTTGATCTAAGTACAAAACTAGATAAACCAGAGCCAGCATCTCCTGTTGCTAACAACATAAATTATACCTCCAGATACAGTAGTGTAACACAGAGACCTGAAAGCACGACTAAAAGATTGGACAACCCTAAAGTATCAGGAAGAAATCTCACTGGTCCTTTAGAACCTCTAGAACAAAGATTTACCGATTCTCATTCAAAAG ATTCCCTGGAGAATATTGATCAAGATTATGTTCTTGTGTCTGGGCCCCCTATTGATGTGTCTTCATCTTCAGTGAGTGCTTCAAAGCCAAGCCATTCCCCATTTAAGTCAAGCAGTCTTCCTCAAGAGTCTTCAAAAACAATCACTAGATTAAGTGCTCCAATGCCAATTGTTGGAGTTTCTACCAGTAGCACATGCCAGATTGGAAGCTCAGAAAGTCAGGACTCTGCTCCTGGGACATCACATGGATCAATGGATACAGGTGATGAACAGCCGTCAGGCCATTGCATGACAAGGATTAAATCATTGCAACAGTGTGCATCTGCCATCACAGAATTAGTTAATGAAAAG ATGGAGTCAGGAAAGCCGCTAGAAGCATTTTCTGTTCAGCTTGTAATTCTTGCCATTTGGAAGCAAGCACTGCATATATGCCATACACGAGCTGCCTCAGCTATGGAAGGTAGTCCAAATCAAGAAACTTTAAGATACAGGAGGACTGCCAGCAAGAAGCATGGTAGTTCTGATTCAGAAGAATGCTTTGACGGAAACACCCAAGGGTCTAAGGATATGCTAGCTCAAATTGAAAGTGAGTTTCTGAAGGAATTTGAGCATGCTGAAGAACTTGCCAAAgccattgaacctg GAAACACAGAGATGCCAGATGCAATGGAGACAATTTTTCAATCTGCCCTTGCTTTTGGGAAACATGGGGGT GTGGAAGAGCTCATGGGAGACATGGAAAGTGCAGCTGCATTGTATTCGAAGGCAGTCCGTCTCTTACTCTTCCTACTAGTTGAAGCACCatccttgattctcaatcctcCATTCTCTCTGACCAACTCGGACCGTTACAGGCTACGGAATTACATCGATATTCTCAATAACAGGCAAGGCTATTCGAGATCGCAGCGGATGACACTTCTGAAATGTGATGACAGTCGAGGCATCTTCAAAGAAAAGTTTTAG
- the LOC112727815 gene encoding serine/threonine-protein kinase ATG1c isoform X3, whose product MAMAQGTGIGRSSSMNSSSSSRVIGEYIVGREIGSGSFSRVWHGRHKVHGTEVAIKEIATHRLNNKLHDSLMSEIFILKRIKHPNIIRLHDIIQAPGKIHLVLEYCKGGDLYFYIQRRGRVQEATAKHFMQQLADGLQVLRDNNVIHRDLKPQNLLLSRNDEKSVLKIADFGFARSLQPRGLAETLCGSPLYMAPEIMQLQKYDAKADLWSVGAILFQLVIGRTPFTGNNQIQLLQNIMKSTELVFPSDCQSLSSDCKDLCQKLLRRNPVERLTFEEFFNHPFLSEKQPEQIELLRNRSSSRLVGGFSSAESDPLRKTEENYQEDCLPFFLDDDSSGLEGSPSFSKKSSIKSTIGFDLSTKLDKPEPASPVANNINYTSRYSSVTQRPESTTKRLDNPKVSGRNLTGPLEPLEQRFTDSHSKDSLENIDQDYVLVSGPPIDVSSSSVSASKPSHSPFKSSSLPQESSKTITRLSAPMPIVGVSTSSTCQIGSSESQDSAPGTSHGSMDTGDEQPSGHCMTRIKSLQQCASAITELVNEKMESGKPLEAFSVQLVILAIWKQALHICHTRAASAMEGSPNQETLRYRRTASKKHGSSDSEECFDGNTQGSKDMLAQIESEFLKEFEHAEELAKAIEPGNTEMPDAMETIFQSALAFGKHGGVEELMGDMESAAALYSKAVRLLLFLLVEAPSLILNPPFSLTNSDRYRLRNYIDILNNRQGYSRSQRMTLLKCDDSRGIFKEKF is encoded by the exons ATGGCGATGGCTCAGGGAACGGGAATAGGGCGTAGCAGCAGCATGAACAGCAGCAGTAGCAGCAGGGTGATAGGGGAGTACATAGTGGGAAGAGAAATTGGTTCGGGTTCGTTCTCGCGTGTGTGGCATGGAAGGCACAAGGTTCATGGCACTGAGGTCGCCATCAAAGAGATCGCAACCCATCGTCTCAATAACAAGCTCCATGATAGCCTCATGTCCGAGATTTTCATCCTCAAGCGAATTAAGCACCCTAACATCATTCGTTTGCACGATATCATTCAG GCTCCTGGTAAGATACATCTTGTGTTAGAGTATTGTAAAGGGGGAGATCTATATTTTTACATTCAACGCCGTGGAAGGGTACAGGAGGCAACCGCAAAGCATTTTATGCAGCAGCTGG CTGATGGCCTTCAAGTTCTCCGGGACAATAATGTAATTCATCGAGATCTAAAACCACAG AACCTCCTTCTGTCAAGAAATGATGAGAAGTCAGTGCTGAAGATTGCTGACTTTGGATTTGCAAG ATCTCTGCAACCTAGGGGCCTTGCTGAAACGCTGTGTGGGTCACCACTCTACATGGCTCCAGAAATCATGCAACTACAGAAGTATGATGCCAAG GCAGATCTCTGGAGTGTTGGTGCAATCTTATTTCAGCTTGTAATAGGAAGAACACCTTTTACCGGAAACAATCAAATACAG TTGCTACAGAACATTATGAAATCAACAGAATTGGTATTCCCATCTGATTGCCAAAGTCTCAGTTCTGACTGCAAAGATTTGTGTCAGAAATTGCTACGCCGAAATCCAG TGGAACGTCTTACTTTTGAAGAATTCTTTAACCATCCATTCCTTTCTGAGAAGCAACCAGAACAGATTGAACTGTTGAG GAATAGAAGTTCGTCAAGGCTGGTAGGTGGATTTAGTTCAGCAGAATCTGACCCTTTAAGAAAGACTGAGGAAAATTATCAAGAGGATTGCTTACCATTCTTTCTAGATGATGATTCTAGTGGTCTTGAGGGGAGTCCTTCCTTTTCAAAGAAGTCTTCAATCAAGTCTACCATTGGATTTGATCTAAGTACAAAACTAGATAAACCAGAGCCAGCATCTCCTGTTGCTAACAACATAAATTATACCTCCAGATACAGTAGTGTAACACAGAGACCTGAAAGCACGACTAAAAGATTGGACAACCCTAAAGTATCAGGAAGAAATCTCACTGGTCCTTTAGAACCTCTAGAACAAAGATTTACCGATTCTCATTCAAAAG ATTCCCTGGAGAATATTGATCAAGATTATGTTCTTGTGTCTGGGCCCCCTATTGATGTGTCTTCATCTTCAGTGAGTGCTTCAAAGCCAAGCCATTCCCCATTTAAGTCAAGCAGTCTTCCTCAAGAGTCTTCAAAAACAATCACTAGATTAAGTGCTCCAATGCCAATTGTTGGAGTTTCTACCAGTAGCACATGCCAGATTGGAAGCTCAGAAAGTCAGGACTCTGCTCCTGGGACATCACATGGATCAATGGATACAGGTGATGAACAGCCGTCAGGCCATTGCATGACAAGGATTAAATCATTGCAACAGTGTGCATCTGCCATCACAGAATTAGTTAATGAAAAG ATGGAGTCAGGAAAGCCGCTAGAAGCATTTTCTGTTCAGCTTGTAATTCTTGCCATTTGGAAGCAAGCACTGCATATATGCCATACACGAGCTGCCTCAGCTATGGAAGGTAGTCCAAATCAAGAAACTTTAAGATACAGGAGGACTGCCAGCAAGAAGCATGGTAGTTCTGATTCAGAAGAATGCTTTGACGGAAACACCCAAGGGTCTAAGGATATGCTAGCTCAAATTGAAAGTGAGTTTCTGAAGGAATTTGAGCATGCTGAAGAACTTGCCAAAgccattgaacctg GAAACACAGAGATGCCAGATGCAATGGAGACAATTTTTCAATCTGCCCTTGCTTTTGGGAAACATGGGGGT GTGGAAGAGCTCATGGGAGACATGGAAAGTGCAGCTGCATTGTATTCGAAGGCAGTCCGTCTCTTACTCTTCCTACTAGTTGAAGCACCatccttgattctcaatcctcCATTCTCTCTGACCAACTCGGACCGTTACAGGCTACGGAATTACATCGATATTCTCAATAACAGGCAAGGCTATTCGAGATCGCAGCGGATGACACTTCTGAAATGTGATGACAGTCGAGGCATCTTCAAAGAAAAGTTTTAG
- the LOC112727815 gene encoding serine/threonine-protein kinase ATG1c isoform X6, with translation MAPEIMQLQKYDAKADLWSVGAILFQLVIGRTPFTGNNQIQLLQNIMKSTELVFPSDCQSLSSDCKDLCQKLLRRNPVERLTFEEFFNHPFLSEKQPEQIELLRSSSRLVGGFSSAESDPLRKTEENYQEDCLPFFLDDDSSGLEGSPSFSKKSSIKSTIGFDLSTKLDKPEPASPVANNINYTSRYSSVTQRPESTTKRLDNPKVSGRNLTGPLEPLEQRFTDSHSKVADSLENIDQDYVLVSGPPIDVSSSSVSASKPSHSPFKSSSLPQESSKTITRLSAPMPIVGVSTSSTCQIGSSESQDSAPGTSHGSMDTGDEQPSGHCMTRIKSLQQCASAITELVNEKMESGKPLEAFSVQLVILAIWKQALHICHTRAASAMEGSPNQETLRYRRTASKKHGSSDSEECFDGNTQGSKDMLAQIESEFLKEFEHAEELAKAIEPGNTEMPDAMETIFQSALAFGKHGGVEELMGDMESAAALYSKAVRLLLFLLVEAPSLILNPPFSLTNSDRYRLRNYIDILNNRQGYSRSQRMTLLKCDDSRGIFKEKF, from the exons ATGGCTCCAGAAATCATGCAACTACAGAAGTATGATGCCAAG GCAGATCTCTGGAGTGTTGGTGCAATCTTATTTCAGCTTGTAATAGGAAGAACACCTTTTACCGGAAACAATCAAATACAG TTGCTACAGAACATTATGAAATCAACAGAATTGGTATTCCCATCTGATTGCCAAAGTCTCAGTTCTGACTGCAAAGATTTGTGTCAGAAATTGCTACGCCGAAATCCAG TGGAACGTCTTACTTTTGAAGAATTCTTTAACCATCCATTCCTTTCTGAGAAGCAACCAGAACAGATTGAACTGTTGAG AAGTTCGTCAAGGCTGGTAGGTGGATTTAGTTCAGCAGAATCTGACCCTTTAAGAAAGACTGAGGAAAATTATCAAGAGGATTGCTTACCATTCTTTCTAGATGATGATTCTAGTGGTCTTGAGGGGAGTCCTTCCTTTTCAAAGAAGTCTTCAATCAAGTCTACCATTGGATTTGATCTAAGTACAAAACTAGATAAACCAGAGCCAGCATCTCCTGTTGCTAACAACATAAATTATACCTCCAGATACAGTAGTGTAACACAGAGACCTGAAAGCACGACTAAAAGATTGGACAACCCTAAAGTATCAGGAAGAAATCTCACTGGTCCTTTAGAACCTCTAGAACAAAGATTTACCGATTCTCATTCAAAAG TTGCAGATTCCCTGGAGAATATTGATCAAGATTATGTTCTTGTGTCTGGGCCCCCTATTGATGTGTCTTCATCTTCAGTGAGTGCTTCAAAGCCAAGCCATTCCCCATTTAAGTCAAGCAGTCTTCCTCAAGAGTCTTCAAAAACAATCACTAGATTAAGTGCTCCAATGCCAATTGTTGGAGTTTCTACCAGTAGCACATGCCAGATTGGAAGCTCAGAAAGTCAGGACTCTGCTCCTGGGACATCACATGGATCAATGGATACAGGTGATGAACAGCCGTCAGGCCATTGCATGACAAGGATTAAATCATTGCAACAGTGTGCATCTGCCATCACAGAATTAGTTAATGAAAAG ATGGAGTCAGGAAAGCCGCTAGAAGCATTTTCTGTTCAGCTTGTAATTCTTGCCATTTGGAAGCAAGCACTGCATATATGCCATACACGAGCTGCCTCAGCTATGGAAGGTAGTCCAAATCAAGAAACTTTAAGATACAGGAGGACTGCCAGCAAGAAGCATGGTAGTTCTGATTCAGAAGAATGCTTTGACGGAAACACCCAAGGGTCTAAGGATATGCTAGCTCAAATTGAAAGTGAGTTTCTGAAGGAATTTGAGCATGCTGAAGAACTTGCCAAAgccattgaacctg GAAACACAGAGATGCCAGATGCAATGGAGACAATTTTTCAATCTGCCCTTGCTTTTGGGAAACATGGGGGT GTGGAAGAGCTCATGGGAGACATGGAAAGTGCAGCTGCATTGTATTCGAAGGCAGTCCGTCTCTTACTCTTCCTACTAGTTGAAGCACCatccttgattctcaatcctcCATTCTCTCTGACCAACTCGGACCGTTACAGGCTACGGAATTACATCGATATTCTCAATAACAGGCAAGGCTATTCGAGATCGCAGCGGATGACACTTCTGAAATGTGATGACAGTCGAGGCATCTTCAAAGAAAAGTTTTAG